One window of Magallana gigas chromosome 2, xbMagGiga1.1, whole genome shotgun sequence genomic DNA carries:
- the LOC136273212 gene encoding alsin-like, whose product MAASVYIGEWVSDKKHGYGIMDDVMKGEKYMWMWQDDVRQGSGIVVTLDGMYFEGNFTNDKLTGFGLMMTYDNSCYEGEFAGITQLQGKGKLRMPNLDTIEGMFSGSWNEGLKINGVFKKAEYTDSKKTGHRLSQIFGTMAVPANQKWEGMFQQSSVSMYSG is encoded by the exons ATGGCCGCCAGTGTTTACATTGGAGAGTGGGTGTCAGACAAAAAACATGGCTACGGAATCATGGATGATGTCATGAAAG GAGAAAAGTACATGTGGATGTGGCAGGATGACGTTAGACAGGGCAGTGGAATCGTGGTCACTCTGGACGGAATGTACTTCGAGGGCAACTTCACCAACGACAAGCTGACG GGGTTTGGTTTGATGATGACGTATGACAACAGCTGTTACGAGGGAGAGTTTGCAGGAATTACGCAACTGCAAGGAAAG GGCAAGCTGAGAATGCCAAACCTTGACACCATTGAGGGGATGTTTAGTGGCTCGTGGAACGAAGGACTGAAAATCAATGGAGTCTTTAAGAAAGCTGAATATACAGACAGCAAGAAAACAGGACACAGACTCTCACA GATCTTCGGCACCATGGCCGTTCCTGCCAATCAAAAGTGGGAGGGCATGTTCCAGCAGAGCAGTGTATCAATGTATTCAGGGTAA